One Ammospiza caudacuta isolate bAmmCau1 chromosome 11, bAmmCau1.pri, whole genome shotgun sequence genomic window carries:
- the RNF7 gene encoding RING-box protein 2 isoform X1, with translation MADVEDGDEPGAPHSLSGSAGSKAGAPDKMFSLKKWNAVAMWSWDVECDTCAICRVQVMDACLRCQAENKQEDCVVVWGECNHSFHNCCMSLWVKQNNRCPLCQQDWVVQRIGK, from the exons ATGGCCGATGTGGAGGACGGGGACGAGCCCGGCGCCCCCCACTCGCTGTCGGGCTCCGCGGGCTCCAAGGCGGGCGCTCCCGACAAGATGTTCTCGCTGAAGAAGTGGAACGCGGTGGCCATGTGGAGCTGGGACGTGGAGTGCGATACCTGCGCCATTTGCCGGGTGCAGGTCATGG ATGCCTGTCTTAGATGTCaagctgaaaacaaacaagaagatTGTGTTG tgGTTTGGGGAGAGTGCAACCATTCCTTCCACAATTGCTGCATGTCCTTGTGGGTGAAACAGAATAAtcgctgtcccctctgccagcaGGACTGGGTAGTCCAGAGAATAGGCAAATAA
- the RNF7 gene encoding RING-box protein 2 isoform X2 — translation MADVEDGDEPGAPHSLSGSAGSKAGAPDKMFSLKKWNAVAMWSWDVECDTCAICRVQMPVLDVKLKTNKKIVLWFGESATIPSTIAACPCG, via the exons ATGGCCGATGTGGAGGACGGGGACGAGCCCGGCGCCCCCCACTCGCTGTCGGGCTCCGCGGGCTCCAAGGCGGGCGCTCCCGACAAGATGTTCTCGCTGAAGAAGTGGAACGCGGTGGCCATGTGGAGCTGGGACGTGGAGTGCGATACCTGCGCCATTTGCCGGGTGCAG ATGCCTGTCTTAGATGTCaagctgaaaacaaacaagaagatTGTGTTG tgGTTTGGGGAGAGTGCAACCATTCCTTCCACAATTGCTGCATGTCCTTGTGGGTGA